One region of Macadamia integrifolia cultivar HAES 741 chromosome 11, SCU_Mint_v3, whole genome shotgun sequence genomic DNA includes:
- the LOC122094184 gene encoding probable galacturonosyltransferase 4: protein MRIRRPVLFLLIVTVFAPIVLYTDRLASFTNLSSRSGFTEDVSTLAVGGEISKLNLLPQESSINLKEPIGIVYSLNASTPDSNSDESREVPSDLTAESSRGLQVVPSGEDKTKTRVLSAPIRQVTDGLRDGKENESLQDPETAEGKERKEEIAATGKEGKSNLSQENKNEQNSSGKVDPEEHIRINTVGQSNQAVMPDARVRHLKDQLIRSKVYLGLSATRNNPHFIRELRLRMKEIRRVLGDASKDSELPRNAYGKLKAMEQTLARGKQIQDDTAAEVKKLRAMLHLTEEQVKVLKKQTMFLTQLAAKTLPKGLHCLPLRLSTEYFSLNSSQQQFLDQEKLEDPMLYHYALFSDNVLAAAVVVNSTISHAKEPENHVFHIVTDRLNYAAMRMWFLVNPPGKATIQVQDIKEFTWLNSSYSPVLKQLGSPSMIDYYFRAHHANSDSNLKFRNPKYLSILNHLRFYLPEIFPKLNKVLFLDDDIVVNKDLTALWSLDLKGKVNGAVDTCGESFHRFDHYLNFSNPLISENFDPHACGWAYGMNIFDLEEWKRQNITEVYHTWQKLNQNRQLWKLGTLPPGLITFWNRTFPLDRSWHVLGLGYDPNVSQKDIEQAAVIHYNGNMKPWLEIGMPKYRSYWTRFVDYDQVYLRECNINP from the exons atgaggataaGAAGGCCCGTTTTGTTCTTGCTGATCGTTACTGTTTTTGCTCCTATTGTTCTCTACACAGATAGACTTGCAAGCTTCACAAATTTGTCCT CTAGAAGTGGATTCACTGAAGATGTTTCTACTCTA GCTGTCGGTGGCGAGATAAGTAAATTGAATCTGCTTCCGCAG GAGTCATCGATTAACTTGAAAGAACCGATTGGCATCGTTTATTCACTCAACGCCAGCACTCCTGATTCGAATTCTGATGAATCCAGGGAAGTGCCTTCTGACCTAACTGCAGAATCCTCAAGAG GTTTGCAAGTGGTTCCGTCGGGGGAGGATAAGACTAAGACCAGAGTGTTATCTGCGCCCATCAGGCAGGTGACTGATGGACTTCGAGATGGAAAGGAGAACGAAAGCTTGCAGGATCCTGAAACGGCtgagggaaaggaaagaaaagaagaaattgcGGCTACGGGGAAGGAGGGCAAATCCAATTTATCTCAG gaaaataaaaatgagcaGAATTCTTCCGGCAAAGTTGATCCAGAAGAACATATAAGGATAAATACTGTGGGACAAAGTAACCAGGCAGTTATGCCAGATGCTCGAGTTCGGCATCTTAAAGATCAACTGATTAGGTCAAAGGTGTACCTTGGCCTGAGTGCCACTCGAAACAACCCCCATTTCATAAGGGAGCTCCGGTTACGGATGAAAGAAATTCGGCGAGTACTTGGTGATGCATCCAAGGATTCTGAATTACCTAGAAA TGCCTATGGTAAATTGAAGGCAATGGAACAAACATTAGCTAGAGGGAAGCAAATTCAAGATGACACTGCTGCAGAAGTAAAGAAACTACGTGCTATGCTGCACTTGACAGAAGAGCAGGTCAAAGTGCTCAAGAAGCAGACCATGTTCTTGACACAGCTTGCTGCAAAGACACTCCCTAAAGGACTTCACTGCCTTCCACTTCGCCTTTCAACTGAGTACTTTTCCTTGAATTCTAGCCAACAGCAATTTCTGGATCAAGAGAAACTGGAAGACCCAATGTTGTACCACTATGCTTTGTTCTCAGACAACGTATTGGCAGCAGCAGTTGTTGTAAACTCGACCATTTCTCATGCCAAA GAACCAGAAAACCATGTTTTCCACATTGTAACTGATCGGCTTAATTATGCAGCGATGAGGATGTGGTTTCTAGTTAATCCACCAGGCAAAGCTACTATCCAGGTTCAGGACATTAAAGAATTTACATGGCTAAATTCAAGCTACAGTCCAGTTCTCAAGCAACTTGGTTCTCCATCCATGATAGATTATTACTTCAGGGCTCACCATGCAAATTCTGATTCCAACTTGAAATTTCGGAATCCAAAATACCTATCCATCTTAAACCATCTCCGTTTTTACCTGCCTGAGATCTTTCCAAAGCTCAACAAAGTACTGTTCTTAGATGATGACATAGTAGTGAATAAGGACCTCACTGCTCTGTGGTCTCTTGATCTGAAAGGAAAGGTCAATGGTGCGGTTGATACTTGTGGAGAAAGTTTCCACCGGTTTGATCACTATCTCAacttctcaaatcctctaatttcagaaaattttgaTCCCCATGCTTGTGGTTGGGCATATGGAATGAATATCTTTGATCTGGAGGAATGGAAAAGGCAGAACATAACTGAAGTGTACCACACGTGGCAAAAACTG AATCAGAACAGACAGCTATGGAAGTTAGGAACACTGCCACCTGGTCTGATTACATTTTGGAACCGCACTTTTCCCCTTGACCGGTCATGGCATGTTCTTGGCCTTGGCTATGACCCAAATGTCAGCCAGAAGGATATTGAGCAAGCGGCCGTCATACACTACAATGGAAACATGAAACCATGGCTTGAGATTGGCATGCCTAAGTACCGAAGCTACTGGACGAGATTCGTTGATTATGATCAAGTATATTTGAGAGAATGCAACATCAATCCGTAA
- the LOC122094044 gene encoding uncharacterized protein LOC122094044, whose amino-acid sequence MEETSGLTRHNGDDSTEVHVNIGGDCPDAGTEIPDRFTAADGCTKNKNGVEETCADRPHEDDTVSGTYSQDQCVTAKRCKRSKDGVQEVNEDRPDGDDSHAGADSPDRCLAAKRRKTSKSSVKEASTSGPHHGNLNDETKNGSDYSIAPDTLSNIDKYRYRPLDSRDKLVVSTKEHCFLNSRNAGGQVSLDLENLLGEKEKLCVKCGGSGQLLICSKCPVVVHQSCLGYEASFENMGNFCCPHCSYRCLDAEYKSAKKKLESAINALSIFYGINVAERVPGCQRQVDPPIASREEEAIGHAIHISPIKGKDVPSNIFDKSQCKSGEEHMQAQCGIAHESNVARTIGELTHHVSHQESMESQQQKEASIANRGDDLLGRDNSTVYHETCEVSLSKRRSYNQNVFQEQTSIREAEDEMVTKATNGLETNSSPSRDAASITQRLVEERNQEKTVLPQVVKPSQASVIELNTSGEKNTGDENKGGVGLEKPIKPQGATIRSNPTSPNLRRRKRLWTAEEEEMLKEGVQKFSGVVAKNLPWRKILEHGRHVFDESRAPAELKDKWRKMLAKEGAEEGPK is encoded by the exons ATGGAGGAGACAAGTGGATTGACCAGACATAATGGAGATGACAGTACTGAAGTTCATGTGAATATAGGTGGTGATTGTCCTGATGCAGGTACAGAAATTCCAGACCGATTTACAGCTGCTGACGGGTGTACGAAGAACAAGAATGGTGTTGAAGAAACATGTGCAGACAGGCCTCATGAAGACGATACAGTTTCGGGTACATACTCTCAAGATCAATGTGTAACTGCTAAAAGGTGTAAAAGGAGCAAGGATGGTGTTCAAGAAGTAAATGAAGATAGGCCTGATGGTGATGATTCACATGCAGGTGCAGACAGCCCTGATCGATGTTTAGCTGCTAAGAGGCGCAAAACAAGCAAGAGTAGTGTTAAAGAAGCAAGTACAAGTGGGCCTCACCATGGTAATTTGAATGATGAAACCAAAAATGGCAGTGATTATAGTATTGCACCAGATACGTTAAGCAACATTGATAAGTATCGTTATAGACCTCTTGATTCAAGAGATAAGTTGGTTGTTTCTACAAAAGAGCATTGTTTCTTGAATTCTCGAAACGCAGGTGGTCAGGTTTCTTTGGATTTGGAAAATTTGttgggggaaaaagaaaaactttgtgTAAAGTGTGGAGGAAGTGGTCAGCTATTGATTTGTAGTAAGTGCCCAGTAGTTGTTCATCAGAGTTGCTTGGGATATGAAGCTAGCTTTGAAAATATGGGGAACTTCTGTTGCCCCCATTGCTCATATAGATGTCTAGATGCTGAATATAAGAGCGCAAAGAAAAAGTTGGAATCTGCAATAAATGCTCTATCTATATTTTACGGTATAAATGTGGCAGAAAGAGTACCTGGATGTCAGAGGCAAGTAGACCCACCTATTGCCAGTAGAGAAGAGGAGGCAATTGGTCATGCAATTCATATTTCCCCGATCAAAGGAAAAGATGTCCCATCAAATATATTTGACAAGAGCCAATGCAAAAGTGGGGAAGAACATATGCAAGCGCAATGTGGCATTGCACATGAAAGCAATGTAGCCCGAACCATTGGAGAACTTACACACCATGTCAGCCATCAAGAAAGCATGGAAAGTCAGCAGCAAAAAGAGGCATCAATTGCTAACAGGGGCGATGATTTACTTGGCAGAGACAATTCAACTGTATACCATGAAACATGTGAAGTTTCCTTGTCCAAAAGACGAAGTTACAACCAAAATGTGTTTCAAGAGCAGACATCCATAAGAGAGGCTGAAGATGAAATGGTCACAAAAGCAACGAATGGGTTAGAAACAAATAGCTCACCTAGCAGAGATGCTGCATCAATCACTCAAAGGCTTGTGGAAGAAAGAAATCAGGAAAAAACTGTTCTACCACAGGTTGTTAAACCATCACAGGCTTCAGTTATTGAACTAAATACCAGTGGAGAGAAAAATACTGGAGACGAGAACAAAGGGGGCGTTGGCTTGGAAAAGCCAATCAAACCCCAAGGGGCAACTATACG GTCAAACCCAACATCTCCAAATTTGCGGCGTAGGAAACGGCTTTGGACAGCTGAAGAGGAGGAAATGCTAAAG GAGGGAGTGCAGAAGTTTTCTGGTGTAGTTGCAAAAAATCTCCCATGGAGGAAGATTTTGGAGCATGGTCGTCATGTGTTTGATGAATCTCGCGCCCCAGCCGAGCTCAAGGATAAATGGAGGAAAATGTTGGCTAAAGAAGGTGCTGAAGAAGGACCGAAGTaa
- the LOC122094045 gene encoding uncharacterized protein LOC122094045: protein MTSRSISTNCPLTKSIKFGVSPVFSSVLPAREQRWEVGKLAISRTHVVCSAVQESTSTVAAETKETKAVAKEAPAKPKPPAKAPAEPLPQLMEEDVIPALKTILESQDDLSEIELSFTDNTLEGSFKKQGIPHSFWAFFPDGVLTGPKGFAMSSYGSGVSTVEPFLIDEKKITAKHVVFWVEKRLAAQGILPVWK, encoded by the exons ATGACTTCTCGTTCTATAAGCACGAATTGCCCTCTAACCAAATCCATCAAATTTGGGGTCTCTCCAGTATTTTCCTCGGTCTTGCCTGCAAGGGAACAGAGATGGGAAGTTGGCAAATTAGCAATTTCACGAACACATGTCGTGTGCTCTGCTGTGCAGGAATCCACTTCCACAG TTGCTGCtgaaacaaaggaaacaaaggcTGTGGCAAAAGAAGCTCCAGCAAAGCCAAAGCCCCCAGCAAAAGCTCCAGCTGAACCTTTACCCCAACTGATGGAAGAGGATGTGATCCCTGCATTGAAAACGATTCTTGAATCTCAAGATGATCTCTCAGAAATTGAGTTATCCTTCACTGATAACACG TTGGAAGGATCCTTTAAAAAGCAGGGAATTCCCCACTCATTTTGGGCCTTCTTCCCGGACGGAGTCCTCACAG GACCAAAGGGATTTGCCATGTCCTCGTATGGTTCGGGAGTGAGCACTGTTGAACCATTTCTCATTGATGAAAAGAAAATCACAGCAAAACATGTAGTTTTTTGGGTTGAGAAGCGTTTGGCAGCTCAGGGAATTCTTCCTGTGTGGAAATAA
- the LOC122093557 gene encoding glucose-1-phosphate adenylyltransferase small subunit, chloroplastic/amyloplastic isoform X2: MATAGIGASRITSSNHLNLKDKPHTSFFKSLNRNLSSSSSHLAGDKLPFKVFSCLRKNASNARVPIVISPKAVSDSKNSQTCLEPDASRSVLGIILGGGAGTRLYPLTKKRAKPAVPLGANYRLIDIPVSNCLNSNVTKIYVLTQFNSASLNRHLSRSYASNMGGYQNEGFVEVLAAQQSPENPNWFQGTADAVRQYLWLFEEHNVMEFLVLAGDHLYRMDYERFIQAHRETDADITVAALPMDEKRATAFGLMKINEEGRIIEFAEKPKGEQLKAMKVDTTILGLDDERAKEMPYIASMGIYVVSKDVMLDLLSKKFPGANDFGSEVIPGATSIGMRVHAYLYDGYWEDIGTIEAFYNANLGITKKPVPDFSFYDRSSPIYTQPRYLPPSKMLDADVTDSVIGEGCVIKNCKIHHSVVGLRSCISEGAIIEDTLLMGADYYETDADRRFLAAKGSVPIGIGKNSHIKRAIIDKNARIGDNVKIVNSDNMQEAARETDGYFIKSGIVTVIKDALIPSGTII, from the exons ATGGCTACAGCTGGGATTGGAGCATCGAGGATTACCTCCTCGAACCACTTGAATCTCAAGGACAAACCCCACACATCTTTCTTCAAATCGTTGAACCGAAATCTTTCGTCTTCTTCATCTCACCTCGCCGGTGATAAACTTCCTTTCAAAGTATTCTCTTGTCTCCGGAAGAACGCTTCAAATGCCAGAGTTCCCATTGTGATTTCTCCTAAAGCGGTTTCCGATTCAAAGAATTCACAGACGTGTCTGGAGCCTGATGCCAGCCGC AGTGTTCTGGGAATAATCCTTGGGGGTGGAGCTGGGACACGTCTATATCCTCTTACCAAGAAGAGAGCAAAGCCTGCTGTTCCACTGGGAGCAAACTACAGGCTAATTGACATTCCCGTGAGCAATTGCTTGAACAGTAATGTAACAAAAATCTATGTTCTGACCCAGTTCAATTCTGCATCTCTCAATCGCCATCTTTCACGGTCTTATGCCAGTAACATGGGAGGATACCAGAATGAAGGTTTTGTTGAAGTACTTGCTGCTCAGCAGAGCCCAGAGAACCCGAACTGGTTCCAG GGTACTGCTGATGCTGTGAGGCAGTATTTATGGCTGTTTGAGGAACATAATGTAATGGAATTTCTGGTTCTTGCTGGAGATCATTTATACCGAATGGATTATGAGAGGTTCATTCAAGCACATAGAGAAACTGATGCTGATATTACTGTGGCTGCACTTCCGATGGATGAAAAACGTGCCACTGCATTTGGCCTCATGAAGATTAATGAAGAAGGACGAATAATTGAATTTGCAGAGAAGCCAAAAGGAGAACAATTGAAGGCAATGAAG GTTGATACTACCATCTTAGGCCTTGATGATGAGAGAGCAAAAGAGATGCCTTACATCGCCAGTATGGGTATATATGTTGTCAGCAAAGATGTCATGTTGGACTTACTCAGTAAGAAGTTCCCTGGAGCCAATGATTTTGGAAGTGAAGTCATTCCGGGTGCAACTTCCATTGGAATGAGG GTACATGCTTACTTGTATGATGGCTACTGGGAAGACATTGGTACCATTGAAGCATTTTATAATGCAAATTTAGGGATTACCAAAAAGCCAGTGCCAGATTTCAG CTTCTATGATCGTTCATCTCCAATTTATACACAACCACGATATTTGCCACCTTCCAAGATGCTTGATGCTGATGTTACAGATAGTGTTATTGGTGAAGGTTGTGTTATTAAG AACTGCAAGATTCACCATTCTGTTGTCGGGCTCCGTTCCTGCATCTCAGAGGGTGCAATTATAGAAGATACACTACTAATGGGAGCAGATTACTATGAG ACGGATGCTGACAGGAGGTTCTTGGCTGCAAAAGGTAGTGTGCCAATTGGTATTGGGAAGAACTCTCACATCAAAAGGGCAATTATTGACAAGAATGCTCGCATTGGAGACAATGTGAAG ATCGTTAACAGCGACAACATGCAAGAAGCTGCGAGAGAAACAGATGGCTACTTCATTAAGAGTGGAATTGTAACAGTGATTAAGGATGCTTTGATACCCAGCGGAACCATCATCTGA
- the LOC122093557 gene encoding glucose-1-phosphate adenylyltransferase small subunit, chloroplastic/amyloplastic isoform X1 — translation MATAGIGASRITSSNHLNLKDKPHTSFFKSLNRNLSSSSSHLAGDKLPFKVFSCLRKNASNARVPIVISPKAVSDSKNSQTCLEPDASRVDGEELSFVCNSLQSVLGIILGGGAGTRLYPLTKKRAKPAVPLGANYRLIDIPVSNCLNSNVTKIYVLTQFNSASLNRHLSRSYASNMGGYQNEGFVEVLAAQQSPENPNWFQGTADAVRQYLWLFEEHNVMEFLVLAGDHLYRMDYERFIQAHRETDADITVAALPMDEKRATAFGLMKINEEGRIIEFAEKPKGEQLKAMKVDTTILGLDDERAKEMPYIASMGIYVVSKDVMLDLLSKKFPGANDFGSEVIPGATSIGMRVHAYLYDGYWEDIGTIEAFYNANLGITKKPVPDFSFYDRSSPIYTQPRYLPPSKMLDADVTDSVIGEGCVIKNCKIHHSVVGLRSCISEGAIIEDTLLMGADYYETDADRRFLAAKGSVPIGIGKNSHIKRAIIDKNARIGDNVKIVNSDNMQEAARETDGYFIKSGIVTVIKDALIPSGTII, via the exons ATGGCTACAGCTGGGATTGGAGCATCGAGGATTACCTCCTCGAACCACTTGAATCTCAAGGACAAACCCCACACATCTTTCTTCAAATCGTTGAACCGAAATCTTTCGTCTTCTTCATCTCACCTCGCCGGTGATAAACTTCCTTTCAAAGTATTCTCTTGTCTCCGGAAGAACGCTTCAAATGCCAGAGTTCCCATTGTGATTTCTCCTAAAGCGGTTTCCGATTCAAAGAATTCACAGACGTGTCTGGAGCCTGATGCCAGCCGC GTGgatggagaagaactcagttttgtATGTAATTCTCTTCAGAGTGTTCTGGGAATAATCCTTGGGGGTGGAGCTGGGACACGTCTATATCCTCTTACCAAGAAGAGAGCAAAGCCTGCTGTTCCACTGGGAGCAAACTACAGGCTAATTGACATTCCCGTGAGCAATTGCTTGAACAGTAATGTAACAAAAATCTATGTTCTGACCCAGTTCAATTCTGCATCTCTCAATCGCCATCTTTCACGGTCTTATGCCAGTAACATGGGAGGATACCAGAATGAAGGTTTTGTTGAAGTACTTGCTGCTCAGCAGAGCCCAGAGAACCCGAACTGGTTCCAG GGTACTGCTGATGCTGTGAGGCAGTATTTATGGCTGTTTGAGGAACATAATGTAATGGAATTTCTGGTTCTTGCTGGAGATCATTTATACCGAATGGATTATGAGAGGTTCATTCAAGCACATAGAGAAACTGATGCTGATATTACTGTGGCTGCACTTCCGATGGATGAAAAACGTGCCACTGCATTTGGCCTCATGAAGATTAATGAAGAAGGACGAATAATTGAATTTGCAGAGAAGCCAAAAGGAGAACAATTGAAGGCAATGAAG GTTGATACTACCATCTTAGGCCTTGATGATGAGAGAGCAAAAGAGATGCCTTACATCGCCAGTATGGGTATATATGTTGTCAGCAAAGATGTCATGTTGGACTTACTCAGTAAGAAGTTCCCTGGAGCCAATGATTTTGGAAGTGAAGTCATTCCGGGTGCAACTTCCATTGGAATGAGG GTACATGCTTACTTGTATGATGGCTACTGGGAAGACATTGGTACCATTGAAGCATTTTATAATGCAAATTTAGGGATTACCAAAAAGCCAGTGCCAGATTTCAG CTTCTATGATCGTTCATCTCCAATTTATACACAACCACGATATTTGCCACCTTCCAAGATGCTTGATGCTGATGTTACAGATAGTGTTATTGGTGAAGGTTGTGTTATTAAG AACTGCAAGATTCACCATTCTGTTGTCGGGCTCCGTTCCTGCATCTCAGAGGGTGCAATTATAGAAGATACACTACTAATGGGAGCAGATTACTATGAG ACGGATGCTGACAGGAGGTTCTTGGCTGCAAAAGGTAGTGTGCCAATTGGTATTGGGAAGAACTCTCACATCAAAAGGGCAATTATTGACAAGAATGCTCGCATTGGAGACAATGTGAAG ATCGTTAACAGCGACAACATGCAAGAAGCTGCGAGAGAAACAGATGGCTACTTCATTAAGAGTGGAATTGTAACAGTGATTAAGGATGCTTTGATACCCAGCGGAACCATCATCTGA